A section of the Catalinimonas alkaloidigena genome encodes:
- a CDS encoding thioredoxin domain-containing protein: MNRLAQETSPYLQQHAHNPVDWYPWGEEALETARREDKLILLSIGYSACHWCHVMERESFENEAIARLMNEKFVCIKVDREERPDVDQVYMEAVQTMDIQGGWPLNVFLLPDQRPFYGCTYYPPAQWGRLLQQVAGAFQTQRTELERSAAQLTDVLQRSDLEKYGVTPAEERFTAEWLEGSFQTLVRQFDTKRGGTQGAPKFPMPSIYQFLLRYHYLTGAQEALDHVVLTLREMAYGGIYDQLGGGFARYSVDARWFAPHFEKMLYDNGQLVSLYADAFLVTGDPTFRQVVEATIAFVQRELTSPEGGFYAALDADSEGEEGKFYVWTWEELELALGDDLPLFANFYHATPDGNWEHGYNILFRDQTADAFASANGLDPHSWAAQLAQHEEKLRTLRAKRPRPGLDTKLLAGWNGLMLKGLVDAYRVFRTDAFLQLALRNARFLQTHLTEGPRLYRSYQPGRAMHEGYLEDYAAVIQAYVALYQVTFDDVWLQAARQHTQYVIEHFYDPDDGFFFFSSRQAEALIAPRKELFDNVIPASNSLMARNLYDLSFLLDEPEFRTIVRRQVAHLVPLLERDLRYLSNWASLYTSLASPTAEVAVVGPEALQKSAALERRYHPNKVVAGRVSGNGSDVEMSENSSGYSTATWPLLQNRTAVGGETTFYVCYNQTCQLPVQNVEEAWRQIYDYSGK; the protein is encoded by the coding sequence ATGAACCGACTTGCCCAGGAAACCAGCCCCTATTTACAGCAACACGCCCACAACCCGGTGGATTGGTATCCGTGGGGCGAAGAAGCCCTGGAGACCGCCCGGCGTGAAGACAAGCTCATTTTGCTGAGCATCGGCTATTCGGCGTGCCACTGGTGCCACGTGATGGAGCGAGAATCGTTTGAAAACGAGGCCATTGCGCGCTTGATGAACGAAAAATTTGTGTGCATCAAGGTGGACCGCGAAGAGCGCCCCGACGTAGATCAGGTCTACATGGAAGCGGTACAGACGATGGACATCCAGGGCGGCTGGCCGCTGAATGTGTTCCTGTTGCCTGACCAGCGTCCTTTTTACGGCTGTACGTACTACCCACCGGCGCAGTGGGGGCGGTTGTTACAACAGGTGGCCGGCGCGTTTCAGACGCAACGCACCGAGTTGGAGCGCTCGGCGGCGCAACTCACGGACGTTTTGCAACGCTCCGACCTGGAAAAGTACGGCGTAACGCCGGCCGAAGAGCGTTTTACGGCCGAGTGGCTGGAGGGCAGTTTCCAGACGCTGGTCCGGCAGTTCGACACGAAGCGGGGCGGTACACAGGGCGCGCCCAAATTTCCGATGCCGTCCATCTACCAGTTTCTGTTGCGCTACCACTACCTGACCGGGGCACAGGAAGCGCTCGACCACGTTGTGCTGACGCTGCGGGAGATGGCCTACGGCGGCATTTACGATCAGCTGGGCGGCGGCTTTGCGCGCTACTCGGTCGATGCCCGGTGGTTTGCGCCGCACTTCGAAAAGATGCTCTACGACAATGGACAGCTCGTCAGCCTCTACGCCGACGCGTTTCTGGTGACCGGCGACCCGACTTTCCGCCAGGTGGTAGAAGCGACCATTGCGTTTGTGCAACGCGAACTGACCAGTCCTGAAGGTGGGTTTTATGCCGCCCTGGACGCTGATAGCGAGGGAGAAGAAGGAAAGTTCTACGTCTGGACCTGGGAGGAACTGGAGCTGGCGTTGGGCGACGACTTGCCGTTGTTTGCAAACTTTTACCACGCCACGCCGGACGGAAACTGGGAGCACGGCTACAACATTTTGTTCCGCGATCAGACCGCTGATGCGTTTGCCAGTGCAAACGGACTCGACCCGCACTCCTGGGCTGCGCAACTGGCGCAGCACGAGGAAAAATTACGAACCTTACGGGCGAAACGCCCCCGTCCGGGGCTGGATACTAAACTTCTGGCTGGTTGGAACGGCCTGATGCTAAAGGGATTGGTGGATGCGTATCGGGTCTTCAGGACGGACGCATTTTTGCAACTCGCGTTACGAAACGCCCGCTTTCTGCAAACTCACCTGACCGAAGGCCCCCGGCTGTACCGAAGTTACCAGCCCGGCCGCGCCATGCACGAAGGATATCTGGAAGATTATGCCGCTGTTATTCAGGCGTATGTGGCCCTGTATCAGGTCACGTTCGACGATGTGTGGTTACAGGCGGCCCGGCAACACACACAATATGTAATTGAACATTTTTACGACCCGGACGACGGTTTTTTCTTCTTCTCATCGCGGCAGGCCGAAGCCCTCATTGCCCCCCGGAAAGAACTGTTCGACAACGTCATTCCGGCCTCGAATTCGCTCATGGCGCGCAATCTGTACGACCTCAGTTTTCTGTTGGACGAACCTGAGTTTCGTACCATCGTGCGGCGGCAGGTAGCGCACCTAGTGCCACTGTTGGAACGCGACCTGCGGTACCTGTCCAATTGGGCGAGTTTGTACACAAGCCTGGCTTCTCCTACCGCCGAGGTGGCGGTTGTGGGGCCGGAAGCGTTGCAGAAAAGCGCCGCCCTGGAGCGTCGCTACCATCCCAACAAAGTCGTGGCGGGTCGTGTCTCCGGAAACGGGTCCGACGTTGAAATGTCGGAAAATTCGTCGGGCTACTCGACCGCAACCTGGCCTTTGTTGCAAAACCGTACGGCCGTCGGGGGCGAGACTACCTTCTATGTCTGCTATAACCAGACATGCCAGTTGCCCGTGCAGAACGTAGAAGAGGCTTGGCGACAGATTTATGATTATTCCGGGAAGTAA